ACTGTGTGGTGTCTCGTCAGACACCCCTCGAGCTTTACCAGTGCTCCCAAATGCTGGGGCagagtatttttattttttttcaaccCCTGATTTGTACAGTATTGACCAGTCACGTTtaacatacacacctacataaaAGACCACATTCATAAACTTTACATAAGCCACAtaccttatttacattttttaagtgTGGGGCTACATGTAAACATTATGTGCAGAACTTGTGTCGTTGTCTATAGTGTATAACTTGCCTTAACGTGTGTACAATTTCTCTTTGTGACATATGGTGTGGTGTTCTGTGCTTTCACCAGAATAACAGTAATGAGCAGTGGAGATTTCAACCCTGCCGCCACTCCTACCCCCTGTGAGGACATACAGGGGGATGGACGATGGATGTCGCTGGTAAGTTTGCCCAAAATACACATTTTGTTCCAATATGTGCAGACATTCAAGAAATGAATTATTTTCAtgattatgtttgtttgtttatgtcaTTCATTGATTACAACATTTCTGCCCACAGCATAATCGTTTCGTATCTGACAGTAAAGGAAAGGAGCCTGATGTGCTTTTTGTTGGAGATTCTCTTGTCCAATTGCTGCATGAGTTTGAGGTATGAGTAATTGTCTTTGGCTATCTGTACTCAGAATGTTGGACTGTACTTTAGCGAAGGGTGCCAGTTTTACGTTGTGTAATAGAAATAATTCCAGGTGCCATCTTTTGTTACTAAACTATGCTAAACATAGTGTGCAGCGTGCTTTATTACAGTGCATGTCCTGTGTTtatgtatattaatatataatataatatattaattattgtaATAGTTATATTAATAAGATTTTTTCATGAATGTGTATTGTTGGTAGATTTGGAGAAAGCTGTTCTCCCCACTTCATTGTCTAAACTTTGGGATTGGTGGTGACGCCACGCAGCATGTCCTGTGGAGACTCAGTAATGGAGAGCTGGATCACATCAGTCCAAAGGTAGAATCTATGTTGGGCTTGACATGTCATGGTTAGTGACTGAAGCTGTAGTGACCTTTTGTATTGCCAATGCAGCTAGCTCAGGGtgagtttggatatttttcagGGTTGGACACAGGGGGTGCGATAAAGCCAAAATCCTTTAGCGCATTATATGTAGTCATATTAATGCAAccgtacatacactatatggctggATGTTAAGCGTTCCATTTCAAAACTAATGGCCTTATGTGAGAGTTGCctcccctttgcagctataccagcctccacttttctggaaaggctttccacaggtGTTCCTGACACAATCTGGATGAAgaggcctggcttgcaactgAGTTTTCAATTCATTACAAAGGTGTGAAGTGGAATTGAGGTCAGGACCCTGTGCTGGTTACTggtgtttctccacaccaaactcatcaagtCATGTCATCAgattggaacagaaaagggccttcttCAAACTTTTGCTATAAAGTTACGGGCTTATAATCTATTTTATaccatatattttataaatctgTTAGCAATatatgtggctgaaacagctgAATGAAATTTTCTCGgaagagtgtccacatacttaagtcatactgtatgtataaaatTCTTCTTCTTCCAGTACTTTGTCCCCCAGTGTGTAATTAAATTTGTCTCACAGTATGtaattaaatgtgttttgtgtgtattgcttTATGTCTCTGTAGTTCTACGGTATTATTTGTGCCATAACGCTTGATTAGGATTTCTCAACTTTATTACTGGTGGTTCACTCTCTTGCAAAATGTCAGTCTTTCCTGTGCCCAAACAAACCTGGTCCAGCTAATTTAGGCAGCTTGATAATATGCTCATGAAATAAATCAGGTATGTTGGTAGTAGAAAGAATTTAAAACTCTGCAGGGCAGTGGGTCACCAGGTCTGGAGTTGAGAAACCCTGTGGTAGATCATATGGAACTAGAACTTGTGGTTTAAACTgtcctgtttttctttttgcataGGTGGTAGTGTTGTGGGTGGGCACAAATAATCATGGGCACTCACCTGAGCAGATCTGTGGAGGCATCATGGCCATTGTTAATGTGATCAACAAGAAACTGCCTCAAGCTCACATTCTTGTACTGGTTAGTACACATTATCTTGCTTACTTCTCTTTAGAAATTCTGCATCACTAACTTCACATTACTTCATTAGGTTTAGTAATGCTTAAAAACTTGTAAAGGACTTCGCTTTTGCTTTGCAccaacatgggtcctggggaCATGGGTTTGAACCTCGCCTTCGATTTCTGTTGGAGGAGTTTTGTATGTCTTCCCTGAGTTCATCTGGATTTCCTCTGGATACTCTGGTTTTGTCCCAGTGCACAAGGACATGCAAAATGTGAATTGGGTATTGTGATTTGCAACTGGTTGTGGGTGTAGGAATGAGTGGATGATTGAATAGAAGCATGATTATAtgcttgccctgtgatggattggatcCCAGGGTGCATTTATGACTTGTACCCAATTTTTCCAGCTGGTGCTGGATGCACCACAACCTTGTCcataataatgtaatttaaaattttattttataaacagaaaacatcaaaataatcataattactaaTAAGGAATTAAGATGTCATGGCACGctgctcaggtgacgcagcggtaaaacacgctagcacaccagagctgacattttaaactcgttggtttgaaactcggctctgccatccggctgggcggctacatgaacaacaattggcttgttcatacagggtgggaagtcggacagggacctcataactgttgcaattacgacctctgctggctgattgatggcgcctgcacagagacgagggatcaTTCGtttatcagggtgtggctcttcctACACAAagaagctgatccgcatatgcaggtgaaaagatgcagtcggctactacaTGTTTCAGTCTCGctttcctcaatcagcagtggagatcagcatcagtagagaggaatcgTAATGCAATCAAATaactggatacaactagattaggaggaaaatttgaaaaaatgcaaaaaaaaaagaaaagatccccacaaaaaaagaaacccacattaaacttttaaaacatttaattttgtaaacattttagacAAGAATtgtgtgttccaatcatttacAGTAAAAGaccagttgcagaaatcattgaaatcTGAAAAGTGCCATGTCATACATGTCTACTACAAGTATAtgaaaaaaaatgctttaataCTTTTGCTAAACATAGTCTCTTCTTGTTTCCATTAGGGTATTTTGCCGAGGGGTAAGAATCCAAACCCTCTGCGGGAGCGTAATGCACAGGTAAACACTCTGGTCCAGGCTGAATTAGCACATCTCTCTTATGGTTCCTTCCTGGATGTGGATCCTGGATTTGTCCAATCGGATGAGTCCATCTCTCACCAGGACTTTTACGACTATCTTCACCTTACAGCGCAGGCTTACCAAAAAGTGTGCCAGCCACTACACACTCAGATAAAAGCCCTGCTAGAGGCACATGCACCCTGAGCACACAAACGATACACTTTGTTGAAATCTGACTGGAAGACAAAAGCTTGCACATACCCAGATAAGTCgaaagtttacacacacttgGAAGGGACGTGTGTGCAACTGTTCAATTTTCTGTACATAACAACATACTTAATTTCTTCACTAACATGTCCATTTCACAAACACTTACACTGCTGGGTcaaatatatatgtttatatatgtagtatagccaaaaaaatgtggacacctgaccatgaccttttgggacatcccattctaaaactgTTGACAATAATATTAAGTTGTCACCTTATTCATGACTATTAACTTACTCTTATGGAAAAACTTTCCAGAAGATTGTGCCTGTGTCTGAAAAACTTGTACCTATtaagtcaaaacagcatttttaagGTTGGCTCTGATTTAAAATGAGAAAGtcttccaatttatcccaataGTGATCATTCAGGATCACTCCAGaccaaacttatcaaaccatgtctgtatagaAATGGTTTTGTTCACTGGAGCAGTCATTGTTGACATTAAAAGGtgctttcctaaactgttgcctcaTAAGTTAAATATATGAacattatatgtaaatatacgTATGTATATTTTAAGCCGAGcagattttcaaaaaaaaaaaaaaaaaccaacactAACCTTATAAGTTACAACTCAAAACGCTAAAGGATGCATTTCAGTCATTTagacaaagaaaacaaacagtAGCTGAAATGATTGCCatcccaagactgccatgacacATACCATGTACCCTGCTAGTGTATGTAAAGTTTTGACTGTACACGTATGTAAATTACTATGGACCAATGCTTTACAATTTACACAAAATATATAGCACACGGGGCACAATGTTCTTGGAGGACCATGTCATAGCATTCCATTCATTCAAATAAATCAGTTCTAAGTtcagcatacactgatcagccataacattaaaaccacctccttgtttctacactcaatgtccattttatcagttccacttaccatatagaagcactttgtagttctacaattactgactgtagtccatctttttagcctgctttcaccctgttcttcaatggtcaggaccaccacagagcaggtattattaaggtggtggatcattctcagcactgcagtgacaatgacatggtggtggtgtgttagtgtccactctgttagacagtcatacctagttggtccaccttgtagttataaagtcagagatgatcgcacatctattgctgctgtttgagtcggccatcttctagaccttcatcagcggtcacaggacgctgcccacggggcgctgttggctggatatttttggttggtggattattctcagtccagcagtgacagtaaggtgtttaaaaactatgtcttatccactcataccagcacaacacacactaacacaccaccaccatgtcaatgtcactgcagtgctgagaatgatccaccagctaaataatacctgctctgtagtggtcctgggagaatcctgaccattgaagaacagtatgaaagggggctaacaaagcattcagagaaacagatagactacagtcagtaattgtagaactacaaagtgcctctatatggtaagtggagctgataaaatagacaatgtgtgtagaaacaaggaggtggttttaatgttatggctgattggtgtatgtaatAGAGAAAGACTGAAGCTTTTATTATCATGATAATATAGAGCcaggtgacaaattaaaggaaaaattCAAACGTTAGGCTTCCACCAGTTGTCCAGAACAGCTTTCATGTGCCTTGGCATAGAGTCTAAAAGTCTCTAGAACTGTACTGTAATCATTGTGGAGAAATAGGACAGAATTCTTcctacaaattattatttttattgttagttTTGATGACTTTGGGCAATGCTGTTTAACATTGTGTGTCTATAAAAGCTATGGCATATAATTTACATCAGTTTTCTGTTTCACAAACCATTCAGTGACCTCCTCGTGTCATCTCATTGGGGGCACTGCCATCCTGGAAGACTTCTAAAATCAGCTAGTCAGTCAGAATAATAATCCGAATAATGATAACAGCATAACAGCCACCAGAGGCCCTTACTGTAGGGGTCAAACATGTAGGCATGTTCTGTTCTTTTGTTCTCTTTTGCCTGCTTGgcttaaatattataaatagctTATTTCACTAAAATCTTTACTCAGCATCTCTTCTGTTTGCCATCCTGATCCAAAATTAAGGTAAACAGAGTCTGTTCGGCGATTTCATGTCTGCCACAGATCATGGTGAaatgttggctgtatatttcaGTACATCTGTCTAAAAGCATTTGTGTttttcttctcagttatctAGGCTTTATCTTAAATGTGTCATCTGGTGCTAAAAAGATGCAACTTAGACgtttttaaacatactatttgtGTGTCTGGATGATTAAAAgcaacatgtacagtacaaagcAGGTCAGGGCTGCTCATAAAACCTCAAACCATTTACATGTCAGACTAATAAACAttaatcaatttatttatagtGAGATTGAAGCTGAGCCTGCTTGAGAAAACTGGTGGTGTAGAATTTTCATGCTGAAAGTATAAGACATTTTCTGTAATAGTCATAGAACCATATAACCTGTAAACATCTCTGCCTTATTCATGTGTATTCATGTTAATTGAATGTCTGCTTTATTTCCCCAGTTTGTTAGCAGATCATGTTTTTTAATGCGTTTCTGTAACTTTGTTATACTACAAATACAagaaatacaaaatacacaatTGTTACTGATCTACTGTACATTATCGTACTGTGCTCTATATTACCCTGTAGTGATGAAAAGCTCTTGGCTTGCTTGTTATACATTGTGTTAATAGTGTAAAAATTATCTTCTGCCAACTGTAGCATATATTCCATATAATTAACATGCAAACATAAGCTTATCAAAGATCAAGCAGTAGAgtcatgaaaataataataaaaaactcttAGCACTGTGATTTACTGGATATATTTGATGGTGATGTACATGACTGTTTTAAAATGCAGCTTTAGCCTCTGTATGTGTAGAGAACTACAGATCTAAGGGCCATCAGTATAACCATGTTAACATTACTCCTGTGTTAAAAGACTTGATTAAAACATGGAACCATCtcactgtgtgtttatttttggtTGAGAATTCCCCAAGTGATTAACAGTTAAGGAAATGGAGCACATTTTTACAGTTGCGCAACGTTTCAAAATTTTTATTCCAggaaaagtcaaaataataatacaggCGTCAAGTTGCAACCTGTCCCGGTCCTGACCATGAGAAAACCGTTgataaaaatctaaattaaatgcAACTGTGTCAAGTTAACTTCAAAACCAAACCCAAAATGAGCAACAACCACATTCAACAGGGACATCAGTCCTTCTTGTGcagcctggaggataatttgaatggGTTAGAATATTATTCTGTTCTTAATACGGTTATCTGCTTGTACTAGAGTAagaaatgtttactgaggaagCATTTtggtaagtcgctctggataagagcgtctgctaaatgctataaatgtaaaagtattaaACTTggcggttcaaaactcagctctggggcagcatggtggctaagtgggtagcactgtcgcctcacagcaagaacgtcctggtcctttctgtgtggagtttgcatgttctccccgtgtctgtgccggtttcctcccacagtccaaagacatgcaagtgaggtgaattggagatactaaattgtccatgactgtgttcaatataactgattaatcttgcgtaatgagtaactaccgttcctgtcatgaatgtaaccatagtgTAAAACGTgaacttaaaatcctaataaacaaacaaactcagctctgccatccagctgggctgggcagctatatgaacaacgactggcttgttgttcatacagggtagggagccggatagggacctcataactgatgcatttatgacctctgctggctgattgatggcatattcacagagtagaggaataatgctgatcagagtgtggctctccgtacacaaggctgatccgcatattaacttgccttgtgcaggtgagaagatgcagtgggctactgcacacgtgtcggagggggcgtgtgtcagttctctctcctcagtcgggcgggggtcagcaccagtagagaggaagcataaagcaattgggtagaaattggacacgctaaagaacgggagaaaaggggaaaaatgcaaGTAAAGGTATTTACTGAGGATCTGATTGGCATTCATTATATCACTAATTGTTACCTAATATTTTTGATAGTTTTCATCAATAAAGAAACTTCTCAGAAGGCAAAACAATTTTCAGCTGGCTGTCAGATGTTAACTCAGATGATTTTAATCTAAGCCATTTATGGGCTGGAGCTACATCTGATTACCACAGTACCTCAGAATCTTAAACTGCTTGTATTGCTTGGGTTTATTGTCTCAATCATATTTTTTCATGGAAGTAAGTCGTAAGTGGGTGAGACTGTGattgtgtgttgccctgtcACGATTtgtaatgagccttggctgcccatgaccctgttgccggtttaccaccttTTTTggaacttttgatagatactgaccactgcagaccaggaacaccccacaagagctgcagttttggagatgctctgatccagttgtctagccatcacaatttgtcactcaactcactcaaatcctcatgcCTGCACATTttacctgcttctaacacatcaactttgaggacaaaatgttcacttgctgccgaaactatcacacccactaacaggtgctgtgatgaagagatcatcagtgttattcatgcctggtcggtgtataaaatgtacagtttgagacaataatgtatttaaaatggcATTGTCATGTCATGAAGCTGAACCGGTACATCAATCTTGTTCAGGGTTATGATGATTGATTCATTGGGACAGTTGATTTTTTTCACCAGAACTGGAATTGAATTTGGGCAAAGCACGACAAAAAGTATTGCCAGAACTGAAGACATGACAGAACAAGATAGTCCTCTATCAGAAAATGTTAAACGCTTAAGTGAAAAAGAGACAGACATGTGTGAACTGCTTGTATTCTGAGCATATCGGTACATCTGTAAATGTCAAAGCAATCAGTACATCACTCATGCATGTACATACTGCTGGATTTAGCACCTTACATAAATCCTTTAATGCATGTTGATGATTGTAATGCTACATTAATCACTGGCCTTGGACATGTTTTTGAGAAAAGGTTTGAAATGCCATTTGGCAAGCCAGTATAAAGTGAAGCTTGTTGATGTGATTGTAGAAGACGTGTCCAGTTGTAATCCTTTTTTTCTTTGAGTTGGTGCATTTGAAGTGTCGATCAGGGTGGCTCTACGTGAGCAATCGTGGTTTGTTGACATGCACCTCCATGTCTATGTCAGTTTCCATTAGATACTTAAGTCAGGTAATTATTTGGTGAAATGCCATATCCAAATTGGAACAAGATATACAGTAAGTGCATTGACACTTCATACTCACTaattaagcacacacacacacacacacattctacactcattgtccattttatcagctcaaattaccatatagaagcactgtgtagttctacaattactgactgtagtcgatctgtttctctgcatgttttgttagccccctttcatgctgttcttcaatggtcaggacccctacaggaccattacagagcaggtattatttaggtggtggatcattctcagcactgcagtgacactgacatggtggtggtgtgttagtgtgtgttgtgctggtatgagtggataagacacagcagcgctggtggagtttttcaacacctcactgtcactgctggactgagaatagtccaccaaccaaaaatatatccagccaacagcaccccgtggggagcgtcctgtgaccactgatgaaggtctaaaagatgaccaactcaaacagcagcaaaagatgagcaatcatttctgacgttacatctacaaggtggaccaactagatagtagtgtctaatagagtggccagtaagtggacacagtatttaaaaactccagcagcgctgctgtgtctgatccactcataccagcacaacacacactaacacaccaccaccatgtcagtgtcactgcagtgctgagaatgatccaccacctaaataatacctgctctgtggtggtccaaaccattgaagaacaggatgaaagcaggctaaaaaagtatgtagagaaacagatggactacattcagtaattgtggaactacaaagtgattctacatgataagtggagctgataaaatggacagtgagtgtagaaacaaggaggttttaatatacagtatatatatatacagtgtatcacgaaagtgagtacacccctcacatttctgcaaatatttcattatatcttttcatgggacaacactatagacatgaaacttggatataacttagagtagtcagtgtacagcttgtatagcagtgtagatttactgtcttctgaaaataactcaacacacagccattaatgtctaaatagctggcaacataagtgagtacaccccacagtgaacatgtccaaattgtgcccaaatgtgtcgttgtccctccctggtgtcatgtgtcaaggtcccaggtgtaaatggggagcagggctgttaaatttggtgttttgggtacaattctctcatactggccactggatattcaacatggcacctcatggcaaataactctctgaggatgtgagaaatagaattgttgctctccacaaagatggcctgggctataagaagattgctaacaccctgaaactgagctacagcatggtgcccaaggtcatacagcggttttccaggacaggttccactcggaacaggcttcgccagggtcgaccaaagaagttgagtccacgtgttcggcgtcatatccagaggttggctttaaaaaatagacacatgagtgctgccagcattgctacagaggttgaagacgtgggaggtcagcctgtcagtgctcagaccatacgccgcacactgcatcaactcggtctgcatggtcgtcatcccagaaggaagctgacgcacaagaaagccagcaaacagtttgctgaagacaagcagtccaagaacatggattactggaatgccctgtggtctgacgagaccaagataaacttgtttggctcagatggtgtccagcatgtgtggcggcaccctggtgagaagtaccaagacaactgtatcttgcctacagtcaagcatggtggtggtagcatcatggtcttgggctgcatgagtgttgctggcactggggagctgcagttcattgagggaaacatgaattccaacatgtactgtgacattctgaaacagagcatgatcccctcccttcgaaaactgggcctcattgcagttttccaacaggataacgaccccaaacacaacctccaagatgacaactgccttgctgaggaagctgaaggtaaaggtgatggactaaacccaattgagcacctgtggcgcatcctcaagtggaaggtggaggagtttaaggtgtctaacatccaccagctccgtgatgtcatcatggaggagtggaagaggattccagtagcaacctgtgcagctctggtgaattccatgcccaggagggttaaggcagtgctggataataatggtggtcacacaaaatattgacactttaggcacaatttggacatgttcactgtggggtgtactcacttatgttgccagccatttagacattaatggctgtgtgttgagttattttcagaagacagtaaatctacactgctatacaagttgtacactgactactctaagttatatccaagtttcatgtctatagtgtcgtcccatgaaaagatataataaaatatttgcagaaatgtgaggggtgtactcacttttgtgatacactgtatattaaaacctccttgtatatactgtatatatactgtgtatatatata
This DNA window, taken from Trichomycterus rosablanca isolate fTriRos1 chromosome 3, fTriRos1.hap1, whole genome shotgun sequence, encodes the following:
- the pafah1b3 gene encoding platelet-activating factor acetylhydrolase IB subunit gamma, which gives rise to MSSGDFNPAATPTPCEDIQGDGRWMSLHNRFVSDSKGKEPDVLFVGDSLVQLLHEFEIWRKLFSPLHCLNFGIGGDATQHVLWRLSNGELDHISPKVVVLWVGTNNHGHSPEQICGGIMAIVNVINKKLPQAHILVLGILPRGKNPNPLRERNAQVNTLVQAELAHLSYGSFLDVDPGFVQSDESISHQDFYDYLHLTAQAYQKVCQPLHTQIKALLEAHAP